From a single Raphanus sativus cultivar WK10039 chromosome 3, ASM80110v3, whole genome shotgun sequence genomic region:
- the LOC108844890 gene encoding high-affinity nitrate transporter 3.1, with the protein MAIHKIFFASLLICLLFQISHGATKERLFSDLEKGALEVTATPSREGVLDAGIDKLSITWKLSSTATKEAEFTTIKVKLCYAPVSQVDRPWRKTENELFKDKSCPHKIITRPYDKSPQSFEYTLERDIPTGTYFVRAYAVDAKGHEVAFGQSTDEAKSTKLFSVQAISGRHKSLDIASVCFSVFSVLALLVFFVNEKRKAKIEQSK; encoded by the exons ATGGCTATCCACAAGATCTTCTTCGCTTCACTTCTAATCTGCTTACTGTTCCAAATTAGTCATGGTGCTACCAAAGAAAGGCTCTTCTCTGACCTGGAGAAAGGTGCACTTGAGGTCACCGCTACACCCAGCCGAGAAGGCG TTTTGGATGCCGGAATTGACAAGTTGAGCATTACATGGAAGCTAAGCTCCACAGCTACAAAAGAGGCTGAATTTACGACCATCAAAGTAAAGCTATGCTACGCTCCGGTAAGCCAAGTTGACCGACCATGGCGCAAGACAGAAAATGAGCTCTTCAAGGATAAAAGCTGCCCACACAAGATCATTACCAGGCCCTATGATAAATCCCCTCAATCATTTGAATATACCCTAGAACGCGACATCCCAACGGGGACCTACTTCGTTCGCGCCTACGCAGTTGATGCCAAAGGCCATGAAGTTGCTTTTGGACAGAGCACGGACGAGGCAAAGTCAACCAAGCTCTTCAGTGTTCAGGCTATCAGTGGTCGCCACAAGTCCTTGGATATTGCCTCCGTCTGCTTCAGCGTGTTCTCCGTCCTGgctcttcttgtcttctttGTCAACGAGAAGAGGAAAGCCAAGATAGAGCAGAGCAAATGA
- the LOC108845055 gene encoding uncharacterized protein LOC108845055 — protein MEVQRKKLRVDAEDVNICRCGSGYKQKFSIHDTWWLLRSTREKCSWSRSIWFPGATPKFAFVAWLAASNRLSTMNRITQWDPGAVATCVLCKREPETKNLLFFECSFSSQVWEYLTKGILLSDYTNVWANILEVISDESIEEKKRFCLRYALQSALHVIWRERNKIKHEEKPMLVGAVMKMVEKGKW, from the coding sequence ATGGAGGTTCAAAGAAAGAAGTTGAGAGTGGATGCTGAGGATGTAAACATATGTAGATGTGGCTCAGGGTATAAGCAAAAATTTTCGATTCATGATACTTGGTGGCTGCTACGAAGTACGAGGGAGAAATGTAGTTGGTCAAGAAGTATCTGGTTCCCGGGGGCAACTCCTAAATTTGCTTTTGTTGCCTGGCTTGCTGCTAGTAACAGACTGTCAACTATGAATAGGATAACACAGTGGGATCCAGGAGCAGTAGCGACTTGTGTGCTCTGCAAGAGGGAGCCAGAGACTAAAAACCTCTTATTCTTTGAGTGCTCTTTTTCGTCTCAGGTTTGGGAATATCTAACGAAAGGGATATTGCTCAGTGATTATACAAATGTCTGGGCGAACATTTTGGAGGTCATTTCTGATGAAAGTATAGAGGAGAAGAAAAGGTTCTGTTTGAGATATGCTCTGCAGTCTGCGTTGCATGTTATATGGAGGGAGAGAAATAAGATAAAGCATGAGGAGAAACCAATGCTAGTTGGGGCTGTCATGAAAATGGTAGAGAAAGGTAAATGGTAG
- the LOC130509925 gene encoding secreted RxLR effector protein 161-like, translated as MDMNVSFSKSPHEKNIDETEYMRVIGCLRYLLHTRPDLSFSVGVIRRYMQEPKESHGAALKQVLRYLCGTTSLGLQFTRTTRCEVIGFSDSSHNIDVDDGKSTTGHVFYLGDSPITWCSQKTRLWHCLLVKLSLWPLRKLQNRRYDSKNF; from the coding sequence ATGGACATGAATGTGAGCTTCTCCAAATCGCCTCATGAGAAGAATATTGACGAAACCGAGTACATGAGAGTCATTGGATGCCTTCGCTATCTCTTGCACACACGACCCGATCTTTCATTCAGCGTTGGTGTAATTAGGAGGTACATGCAAGAACCTAAAGAATCTCATGGTGCGGCTTTAAAGCAAGTGTTGAGGTATTTGTGTGGTACTACATCACTTGGCTTACAGTTTACAAGAACAACAAGGTGTGAAGTGATAGGCTTTAGTGATAGCTCGCATAACATAGACGTTGATGATGGTAAGAGTACGACTGGACATGTCTTCTATCTCGGCGATAGTCCTATAACGTGGTGTTCTCAGAAAACGAGATTGTGGCATTGTCTTCTTGTGAAGCTGAGTTTATGGCCGCTACGGAAGCTACAAAACAGGCGATATGACTCCAAGAACTTTTGA